From the genome of Malus domestica chromosome 04, GDT2T_hap1, one region includes:
- the LOC103434224 gene encoding uncharacterized protein yields MLRRIRLLTCVIAISFVVCHDAKEEENCRWNASCGDLLDIRYPFSLKTGSEVNCPSNPAELSCEHNRTTLNLFNATYYVKGPIDYERQTIHVVDPGLLNDTCPFRPLNRLTFDDFKQSGYLPADEYRYSYYDPIYTTNYISFFDCLSPVESLDYVKINCSTTNSSSATISYSYIKVKDGVDNLQPSCNLTGIVMSSYGITQIGSGLSFSHIRDDLRSGIELYWGGFLPDGSYAASPDGSYAASPDGSYAATPVGYCYDRYLSFYCFGERMFLDLIEAAKIIGWFLMARMMLGFILLGFCCYKLYWKKFPKHEAVEEFLLACKNRMTRYSFSDIMKMMIELKIKVSQKGFWKKLLNDSVQKFLDACKNVRRRKYFYSDVKVIVVSLKQLSQGVYSKKFRKDEAVEEFLDAYKNLMPRRYSYSDIKKITMDFKDKLGKGGFGSVFKGELSDGHRVAVKMLSGSKGEGQDFINEVATIGRIHHVNVVQLIGFCSERSKRALVYDFMPNGSLEKYIFLEKEKGVVLGWDRMHEIALGVAGAIKYLHQGCDIQILHFDIKPHNILLDENLNAKISDFGLARLYPRDHNTLSLTAPRGTMGYIAPEMFYRNLGAVSHKADVYSFGMLLMEMTGRRKNLNAHAQNSSQIYFPSWIYDQLEKGLSVEIVDACENDKQVAKKMIMVALWCIQLKPADRPSMSKVVEMLEGEVEALQMPPKPFFCPQEMPMEDPVDETDSEEDTISMV; encoded by the exons ATGCTGAGAAGAATCCGGTTACTAACATGTGTCATAGCTATCAGCTTTGTAGTGTGTCATGATGctaaggaagaagaaaactgTCGTTGGAATGCTTCATGTGGAGATCTCCTAGACATTCGATACCCCTTTAGCCTCAAAACCGGTTCTGAAGTTAATTGCCCCAGCAATCCAGCTGAGCTATCGTGCGAGCATAATCGAACCACCTTAAATCTCTTCAATGCTACATATTATGTCAAAGGGCCAATCGACTATGAGCGTCAAACAATCCATGTTGTCGATCCTGGCTTGCTAAACGATACTTGCCCTTTTAGGCCACTCAACCGGTTAACGTTTGATGATTTCAAACAATCTGGATATTTGCCAGCGGATGAATACAGATACAGCTATTACGACCCAATTTATACCACTAATTATATATCCTTCTTCGATTGCTTGTCACCCGTTGAGTCTCTGGATTACGTAAAAATCAACTGCAGTACTACTAACTCATCATCTGCTACAATCTCATATTCTTATATTAAGGTGAAAGATGGAGTGGACAATCTTCAACCCTCTTGTAATCTGACCGGAATCGTTATGTCTTCTTATGGCATCACACAAATTGGAAGTGGCCTTTCATTTTCTCACATCCGTGATGATTTGAGAAGCGGTATAGAGCTTTATTGGGGTGGATTTCTTCCCGACGGTTCGTATGCAGCTAGCCCCGACGGTTCGTATGCAGCTAGCCCCGACGGTTCGTACGCAGCTACCCCCGTCGGTTACTGCTACGACCGATACCTATCCTTCTACT GTTTCGGTGAAAGAATGTTCCTCG ATCTCATAGAAGCCGCCAAGATCATCG GGTGGTTTCTGATGGCGCGAATGATGCTCGGCTTTATTTTGTTGGGTTTCTGTTGCTACAAACTGTACTGGAAAAAGTTCCCAAAGCATGAAGCagtagaagaattcttgcttgCTTGCAAGAATCGAATGACAAGGTATTCGTTTTCGGATATCATGAAAATGATGATTGAGTTAAAAATTAAAGTCAGTCAAAAAGGCTTTTGGAAAAAGCTCCTGAATGATTCAGTTCAAAAGTTCTTGGATGCATGCAAGAATGTTAGGAGAAGAAAGTATTTTTATTCGGACGTCAAGGTGATCGTAGTTTCTCTAAAACAACTGAGTCAAGGAGTCTATTCGAAAAAATTCCGAAAGGACGAGGCGGTTgaagaattcttggatgcatacAAGAATCTTATGCCCAGAAGGTATTCATATTCAGATATTAAGAAGATTACAATGGATTTCAAAGATAAACTCGGAAAGGGGGGCTTTGGTTCCGTCTTCAAAGGAGAGCTGTCGGATGGTCATCGTGTTGCAGTCAAGATGTTGAGTGGATCCAAAGGTGAAGGGCAAGATTTCATCAATGAAGTTGCTACAATTGGAAGAATCCATCATGTCAATGTGGTGCAACTAATTGGATTCTGTTCTGAGAGATCGAAAAGAGCTCTTGTTTACGACTTCATGCCTAATGGATCCCtcgaaaaatatatatttttggagAAAGAAAAAGGCGTTGTTCTTGGTTGGGATAGAATGCACGAGATAGCTCTCGGGGTGGCTGGTGCAATCAAATATCTACACCAGGGATGTGATATACAAATTCTGCACTTCGACATCAAACCTCACAACATTCTTCTTGATGAGAACCTCAATGCTAAAATCTCCGACTTTGGTCTTGCAAGACTTTACCCTAGAGATCATAACACTCTTTCTCTTACTGCTCCAAGAGGCACGATGGGATATATAGCTCCAGAAATGTTCTACAGAAACCTCGGAGCTGTTTCGCACAAAGCTGATGTTTATAGCTTCGGAATGTTGCTAATGGAAATGACCGGTCGGAGGAAGAACTTGAATGCGCATGCACAAAATTCAAGCCAAATATACTTCCCTTCCTGGATTTATGATCAACTAGAAAAGGGATTGAGTGTTGAAATTGTTGATGCCTGTGAGAATGATAAGCAAGTAGCCAAGAAGATGATCATGGTTGCATTGTGGTGCATACAACTGAAGCCGGCGGATCGCCCTTCCATGAGCAAAGTCGTAGAGATGCTTGAAGGTGAAGTCGAAGCCTTGCAGATGCCTCCGAAGCCTTTCTTCTGTCCCCAAGAGATGCCGATGGAAGATCCGGTTGATGAAACGGACAGTGAAGAGGATACAATCTCCATGGTATAA
- the LOC103434225 gene encoding rust resistance kinase Lr10-like, producing MNTDSLLLRPLIFLLVIFFATAINVVPSQAPADDHGAGCRISRCRDDGPVIKFPFRRQDDPRHCGHPDFEVSCLENKTMIQLSSSSGLFAIQTIDYEAQQFRVYDANGCLPRRLLNFTLPIDSSQLFHISDYFPSNDFTYFDCYSTSTRTTPIENVTLLNCSTDENFTTIFNEHYFPISCLSVPGHQVLAFPPSASVKDLPVPTCSTWRELSLPLRNLDPINSKCKVDSFLWLEWDSWNFPSCQNCGRGCFLSDSSNQLECYPSQQRKGHVSSRRSIIWGASVASFALISAVAAVVFFFHVKRSKSIQEKENQLKVERFLKDHKSHVPTRYSYADIKKMTNGFKKKLGEGGFGSVYSGELPINGVPVAVKVLSDSKGNGEDFVNEVGTIGRIHHVNVVRLLGFSAEVGKRALLYELMPNRSLENFITSKDQSNNTLFDWQKLHNIVNGIAKGIEYLHQGCDRMILHFDIKPHNILLDHDFNPKISDFGLAKLCSKEDSIISMTAARGTVGYIAPEVFNGNFGSVSHKSDVYSFGMLVLEIVGARKEETSLASGNNEVYFPELVYNRLVQGEALDLKLDTDEDTQIAKKLVIVALWCIQWYPVNRPPMKAVVRMLEGGSENLSMPPNPFASTSAQTDQPRTTLSS from the exons ATGAATACCGATAGCCTGCTCCTTCGGCCTCTGATTTTCTTGCTTGTAATTTTCTTCGCCACGGCCATTAATGTTGTACCAAGCCAAGCTCCAGCCGATGATCATGGCGCTGGCTGCCGAATTTCACGGTGTAGGGATGATGGTCCCGTTATCAAGTTTCCCTTTCGCCGACAAGACGATCCCCGACACTGTGGCCATCCAGATTTTGAGGTTTCTTGCTTGGAAAACAAGACAATGATTCAGCTCTCATCGTCATCAGGACTGTTTGCCATACAAACAATAGATTACGAAGCGCAACAGTTTCGCGTCTACGATGCGAACGGTTGCCTCCCCAGACGCCTTCTTAACTTTACCCTCCCCATCGACTCATCACAGCTCTTTCATATCTCCGATTATTTCCCGTCCAATGATTTCACGTATTTCGATTGCTATTCTACTTCAACGCGTACCACACCGATAGAAAACGTTACATTATTAAACTGTTCCACAGATGAAAACTTTACCACAATCTTCAATGAGCACTACTTTCCAATCAGCTGTCTCAGTGTCCCAGGGCACCAAGTTCTGGCTTTTCCACCCTCAGCTTCTGTCAAGGATTTGCCTGTGCCAACTTGTAGCACTTGGAGAGAACTCTCTCTTCCGTTACGAAATCTGGATCCTATTAACAGTAAGTGTAAAGTGGACAGTTTTTTGTGGCTGGAATGGGATTCCTGGAATTTCCCATCATGCCAAAACTGTGGACGAGGTTGCTTTCTCAGTGACAGCAGCAATCAATTGGAGTGCTATCCTTCGCAACAGCGAAAAG GCCATGTATCAAGTAGGAGGTCGATTATCTGGGGAGCGAGCGTAGCTTCATTTGCTCTTATATCAGCGGTGGCCGCAGTAGTATTTTTTTTCCATGTAAAACGATCAAAGAGCATACAGGAAAAAGAGAATCAACTCAAAGTTGAAAGGTTCCTAAAGGATCACAAATCTCACGTACCAACAAGATACTCCTACGCCGATATTAAAAAGATGACAAATGGATTCAAGAAAAAGTTAGGTGAAGGAGGTTTCGGAAGTGTTTACAGTGGAGAGCTTCCGATTAATGGAGTTCCAGTCGCCGTAAAAGTCCTCAGTGACTCGAAAGGAAATGGAGAAGATTTTGTTAATGAAGTGGGAACCATTGGCAGAATTCATCATGTCAATGTGGTTCGTCTACTAGGGTTTTCTGCCGAAGTAGGCAAACGTGCGCTTCTTTACGAGCTCATGCCAAACAGGTCCCTAGAGAACTTCATCACATCTAAAGATCAATCCAATAACACTTTGTTTGATTGGCAGAAACTTCATAACATCGTCAATGGTATAGCGAAGGGAATcgagtatcttcaccaagggtGCGACCGCATGATCCTCCACTTCGATATCAAGCCTCATAACATACTGTTAGACCATGATTTCAATCCTAAGATCTCAGATTTTGGTCTGGCTAAACTCTGTTCCAAAGAAGACAGTATCATATCTATGACAGCTGCTAGAGGCACCGTGGGCTACATTGCACCAGAAGTGTTTAACGGGAACTTCGGGAGCGTGTCACACAAGTCAGATGTGTACAGTTTCGGGATGCTGGTGCTTGAGATTGTTGGAGCTAGGAAGGAGGAGACTTCTCTTGCTTCTGGCAACAATGAGGTCTACTTTCCAGAATTGGTTTACAATCGTCTCGTTCAAGGAGAAGCGTTGGATTTGAAGCTAGATACCGATGAGGACACTCAGATTGCTAAGAAACTAGTCATTGTGGCACTTTGGTGCATCCAGTGGTACCCGGTGAATCGCCCTCCCATGAAAGCAGTTGTTAGAATGCTAGAAGGAGGCTCTGAAAACTTGAGCATGCCGCCAAATCCATTTGCTTCCACTAGTGCACAGACAGATCAACCAAGAACAACACTGTCAAGTTAA
- the LOC103414323 gene encoding ammonium transporter 1 member 2-like, translating into MATLTCTASDLAPLLATATTALNATALSEFLCGRFNTISTKFSDTTYAIDNTYLLFSAYLVFAMQLGFAMLCAGSVRAKNTMNIMLTNVLDAAAGALSYYLFGFAFAFGAPSNAFIGRHFFGLRDFPSVSGGDYSFFLYQWAFAIAAAGITSGSIAERTQFVAYLIYSSFLTGFVYPVVSHWFWSADGWASPTRHDNLLFGSGSIDFAGSGVVHMVGGIAGLWGAVIEGPRIGRFDRTGRSVALRGHSASLVVLGTFLLWFGWYGFNPGSFLTILKSYGDGGTYYGQWSAIGRTAVTTTLAGCTAALTTLFSKRLLVGHWNVLDVCNGLLGGFAAITSGCSVVEPWAAIVCGFVAAWVLIGCNKVAEKLKYDDPLEAAQLHGGCGAWGLIFTGLFATEKYVNEVYSGRSGRPYGLFMGGGGRLLAAQIVQILVVAGWVSATMGPLFYGLHKLKLLRISSEDETQGMDMTRHGGFAYVYHDEDDPSIKPEFMMRRVEPVNDASPA; encoded by the coding sequence ATGGCCACTCTGACCTGCACAGCCTCCGACTTAGCCCCACTTCTCGCCACCGCCACCACCGCCCTCAATGCCACTGCCCTCTCCGAATTCCTCTGCGGTCGCTTTAACACAATCTCCACCAAATTCAGTGACACCACCTACGCAATCGACAACACTTACCTCCTCTTCTCCGCTTACCTTGTCTTCGCCATGCAGCTCGGCTTCGCCATGCTATGCGCCGGCTCCGTTCGTGCCAAGAATACCATGAATATCATGCTCACCAACGTCCTTGATGCCGCTGCCGGTGCCCTCTCCTATTACCTCTTCGGCTTTGCCTTTGCCTTCGGCGCTCCCTCCAACGCCTTCATCGGCCGACACTTCTTTGGCCTCCGAGACTTCCCCTCTGTATCCGGAGGCGACTACAGCTTCTTCCTCTACCAATGGGCTTTTGCCATCGCCGCCGCTGGCATCACCAGCGGCTCTATCGCTGAGAGAACGCAATTCGTCGCTTACCTCATTTACTCTTCTTTCCTAACCGGTTTTGTCTACCCCGTCGTGTCTCATTGGTTTTGGTCCGCTGATGGATGGGCCAGTCCAACCCGGCACGATAACTTACTCTTTGGTTCCGGTTCAATTGATTTTGCCGGTTCGGGTGTGGTCCACATGGTTGGAGGCATAGCCGGTTTATGGGGCGCCGTGATCGAAGGCCCGAGAATTGGCAGATTTGATCGAACTGGCCGATCTGTGGCCTTGCGGGGTCACAGCGCATCCCTAGTGGTTCTCGGTACGTTCTTGCTTTGGTTCGGGTGGTACGGGTTCAACCCCGGTTCATTTCTCACGATTTTGAAGAGTTACGGCGATGGTGGTACTTACTACGGTCAATGGAGTGCCATTGGTAGGACAGCTGTCACAACGACATTGGCTGGCTGCACAGCCGCTCTCACTACCTTGTTCAGCAAGCGATTACTGGTGGGTCATTGGAACGTGCTCGACGTTTGTAACGGTCTGTTGGGTGGTTTTGCCGCGATCACATCCGGGTGCTCGGTGGTGGAACCGTGGGCGGCAATCGTGTGCGGGTTCGTGGCCGCATGGGTTTTGATAGGATGCAACAAGGTGGCGGAGAAGCTAAAATACGATGATCCATTGGAGGCTGCTCAGTTGCATGGTGGATGTGGAGCTTGGGGGCTGATATTCACAGGGTTGTTTGCAACAGAAAAATATGTGAATGAGGTGTACTCCGGCAGGTCAGGGCGGCCGTATGGGTTGTTTATGGGTGGTGGTGGGAGGCTGTTGGCGGCGCAAATTGTGCAGATTTTGGTGGTGGCAGGGTGGGTCAGTGCTACCATGGGCCCGCTGTTCTATGGGCTTCATAAGTTGAAGTTATTGAGGATCTCAAGCGAGGATGAGACTCAAGGGATGGATATGACAAGGCATGGTGGATTTGCTTATGTTTACCATGATGAAGATGATCCATCCATTAAACCTGAGTTTATGATGAGGAGGGTTGAGCCTGTTAATGATGCCAGTCCTGCATAA